One segment of Phragmites australis chromosome 13, lpPhrAust1.1, whole genome shotgun sequence DNA contains the following:
- the LOC133889704 gene encoding probable pectate lyase 8 isoform X2, with protein MTEAASAAARRSRVGLAAAFSAALLLVVVVLAGSVALGGGSGGRLLDGLRGGDADGAVAKTRTVAGAVDDPEAVADEVHMSIKNITARRNLGYLSCGTGNPIDDCWRCDPDWHHNRQRLADCGIGFGRNAIGGRDGKIYVVTDPGDDDPVTPRKGTLRYAVIQDEPLWIIFKRDMVITLKQELIMNSFKTIDGRGANVHIANGACITIQYITNVIIHGLHIHDCKPTGNAMVRSSPSHYGWRTMADGDAVSIFGSSHIWVDHCSLSNCADGLVDAIMGSTAITVSNSYFTHHNEVMLLGHSDSYVKDKAMQVTIAFNHFGEGLIQRMPRCRHGYFHVVNNDYTHWEMYAIGGSAEPTINSQGNRYLAPTNPFAKEVTKRVETASSVWKSWNWRSEGDLLLNGAYFTPSGAGASASYSRASSLGAKSSSMVGSITSGAGALSCRKGAAC; from the exons atgaCGGAGGCGGCTtccgcggcggcgaggaggagccgGGTCGGGCTGGCGGCGGCGTTCAGCGCCGCGCTGCTGCTCGTCGTCGTGGTGCTCGCCGGCAGCGTGGCGCTCGGGGGCGGCTCCGGCGGACGGCTCCTCGATGGGCTCCG GGGCGGTGACGCCGACGGGGCGGTGGCGAAGACGAGGACCGTTGCCGGTGCGGTGGACGACCCGGAAGCAGTGGCCGACGAAGTGCACAT GTCCATCAAGAACATCACGGCCCGGCGGAACCTCGGGTACCTGTCCTGCGGGACGGGCAACCCGATCGACGACTGCTGGCGCTGCGACCCTGACTGGCACCACAACCGCCAGCGTCTGGCTGACTGCGGCATCGGCTTCGGCCGCAACGCAATCGGCGGCCGCGACGGCAAGATCTACGTGGTCACCGACCCCGGCGACGACGACCCTGTCACCCCGCGTAAGGGCACACTCCGCTACGCTGTCATCCAGGACGAGCCGCTCTGGATCATCTTCAAGCGCGACATGGTCATCACGCTCAAGCAGGAGCTCATCATGAACAGCTTCAAGACTATCGACGGCCGCGGCGCCAACGTGCACATCGCCAACGGCGCCTGCATCACCATCCAGTACATCACCAACGTCATCATCCACGGACTGCACATCCACGACTGCAAGCCCACGGGGAACGCCATGGTGCGCAGCTCGCCCAGCCACTACGGGTGGCGCACCATGGCCGACGGTGACGCGGTGTCCATCTTCGGATCCAGCCATATCTGGGTGGACCACTGCTCGCTGTCCAACTGCGCCGACGGCCTGGTCGATGCCATCATGGGATCCACGGCCATCACAGTGTCCAACAGCTACTTCACCCACCACAATGAG GTGATGCTACTTGGCCACAGTGACTCCTATGTGAAGGACAAGGCAATGCAGGTGACAATAGCCTTCAACCATTTTGGCGAAGGTCTCATTCAGAGGATGCCAAG GTGCAGGCATGGTTACTTCCATGTGGTGAACAATGATTACACTCACTGGGAAATGTACGCCATTGGCGGGAGCGCTGAGCCGACCATCAACAGCCAGGGCAACCGCTACCTTGCTCCGACAAACCCCTTCGCCAAGGAG GTTACTAAGAGAGTCGAAACCGCTTCGAGTGTCTGGAAGAGCTGGAACTGGAGATCAGAGGGCGACCTCCTGCTCAACGGCGCCTACTTCACCCCATCTGGCGCGGGTGCCTCAGCCAGTTACTCGCGTGCCTCCAGCCTCGGCGCCAAGTCATCATCCATGGTTGGCTCCATCACCTCTGGCGCTGGCGCCCTGTCCTGCCGCAAAGGCGCTGCCTGCTAG
- the LOC133889704 gene encoding probable pectate lyase 8 isoform X1, translated as MTEAASAAARRSRVGLAAAFSAALLLVVVVLAGSVALGGGSGGRLLDGLRHRSAAVVATGARRWLRVSSWPAAVTTPTPRGGDADGAVAKTRTVAGAVDDPEAVADEVHMSIKNITARRNLGYLSCGTGNPIDDCWRCDPDWHHNRQRLADCGIGFGRNAIGGRDGKIYVVTDPGDDDPVTPRKGTLRYAVIQDEPLWIIFKRDMVITLKQELIMNSFKTIDGRGANVHIANGACITIQYITNVIIHGLHIHDCKPTGNAMVRSSPSHYGWRTMADGDAVSIFGSSHIWVDHCSLSNCADGLVDAIMGSTAITVSNSYFTHHNEVMLLGHSDSYVKDKAMQVTIAFNHFGEGLIQRMPRCRHGYFHVVNNDYTHWEMYAIGGSAEPTINSQGNRYLAPTNPFAKEVTKRVETASSVWKSWNWRSEGDLLLNGAYFTPSGAGASASYSRASSLGAKSSSMVGSITSGAGALSCRKGAAC; from the exons atgaCGGAGGCGGCTtccgcggcggcgaggaggagccgGGTCGGGCTGGCGGCGGCGTTCAGCGCCGCGCTGCTGCTCGTCGTCGTGGTGCTCGCCGGCAGCGTGGCGCTCGGGGGCGGCTCCGGCGGACGGCTCCTCGATGGGCTCCG GCACCGGAGCGCGGCCGTGGTGGCGACCGGCGCGAGGCGGTGGCTGCGGGTCTCGTCATGGCCGGCGGCTGtgacgacgccgacgccgag GGGCGGTGACGCCGACGGGGCGGTGGCGAAGACGAGGACCGTTGCCGGTGCGGTGGACGACCCGGAAGCAGTGGCCGACGAAGTGCACAT GTCCATCAAGAACATCACGGCCCGGCGGAACCTCGGGTACCTGTCCTGCGGGACGGGCAACCCGATCGACGACTGCTGGCGCTGCGACCCTGACTGGCACCACAACCGCCAGCGTCTGGCTGACTGCGGCATCGGCTTCGGCCGCAACGCAATCGGCGGCCGCGACGGCAAGATCTACGTGGTCACCGACCCCGGCGACGACGACCCTGTCACCCCGCGTAAGGGCACACTCCGCTACGCTGTCATCCAGGACGAGCCGCTCTGGATCATCTTCAAGCGCGACATGGTCATCACGCTCAAGCAGGAGCTCATCATGAACAGCTTCAAGACTATCGACGGCCGCGGCGCCAACGTGCACATCGCCAACGGCGCCTGCATCACCATCCAGTACATCACCAACGTCATCATCCACGGACTGCACATCCACGACTGCAAGCCCACGGGGAACGCCATGGTGCGCAGCTCGCCCAGCCACTACGGGTGGCGCACCATGGCCGACGGTGACGCGGTGTCCATCTTCGGATCCAGCCATATCTGGGTGGACCACTGCTCGCTGTCCAACTGCGCCGACGGCCTGGTCGATGCCATCATGGGATCCACGGCCATCACAGTGTCCAACAGCTACTTCACCCACCACAATGAG GTGATGCTACTTGGCCACAGTGACTCCTATGTGAAGGACAAGGCAATGCAGGTGACAATAGCCTTCAACCATTTTGGCGAAGGTCTCATTCAGAGGATGCCAAG GTGCAGGCATGGTTACTTCCATGTGGTGAACAATGATTACACTCACTGGGAAATGTACGCCATTGGCGGGAGCGCTGAGCCGACCATCAACAGCCAGGGCAACCGCTACCTTGCTCCGACAAACCCCTTCGCCAAGGAG GTTACTAAGAGAGTCGAAACCGCTTCGAGTGTCTGGAAGAGCTGGAACTGGAGATCAGAGGGCGACCTCCTGCTCAACGGCGCCTACTTCACCCCATCTGGCGCGGGTGCCTCAGCCAGTTACTCGCGTGCCTCCAGCCTCGGCGCCAAGTCATCATCCATGGTTGGCTCCATCACCTCTGGCGCTGGCGCCCTGTCCTGCCGCAAAGGCGCTGCCTGCTAG